One window of Dyadobacter sandarakinus genomic DNA carries:
- a CDS encoding SusC/RagA family TonB-linked outer membrane protein yields MKKLRLPGPPFTGWLAAGLILAQLVPGPVLARTEFPPYLTEPFQNPADRIVKGKVTDEKGAALPGVSVILKGSSTGTVTDPEGSYSLNLPDNATNILVFSFVGYLTQEVTAAANQTTADVQLAVDNKALEEVVVVGYGTQRKRDITSAVSVINMDDIGEMPKSNVTRMIQGQAPGVIIKQKSGTPGQQFDVKVRGISSLGAGSDPLYVIDGFPVGISVGQNLNPNDIETISVLKDAAATAIYGARGSNGVVLITTKSAKEGKTSLNVSIDYGVQNVPDSRKTHVLNGPDFAQFKKEVFIGRFQLSNLRPPNPDEIPADFRDPAATKYSTNWFDLILNNNAPYKDVNVTLMSGKGPIKSVVSAGYYKEDGSLQYTGYERSSVRTNLNGDVNKYINVGLNLAGSYSKSRVANTDGRSQVVGLALISDPRYSPYDEKGELIPYYNGVGDVFGFPNPLYMLKNINRTRNIADVLASGYVEVRLLEGLRFRSSLNAKINYNTYKEYIPSTIGLAIATGSAGAPPRLATERDDSEELQNYAADQLLTYDHNFGENHHFDALLGYSAQQETVKGLYGSANTFPDDLAPYLGNGTIRSSNSMERKWTMIAYIARANYAFKDKYLVSASMRREGSSRFSEGNKFGNFPAASVGWRISEERFVPKASWLTDLKLRASWGMTGNNSYQVSANNNFGVGQNAGSDGNYASLAFLGLNNYVFNNTVVSGKTVTGFANTELSWEKSNQLDIGFDLSTFNNRLIFTVEYYKKITNDMLLGYNIPAVSGFTSTLKNLGKVQNKGLEIAATYRIKVGPLNLRTNANVTINRNKILAIRGQNDFLLQGSQYGGYNIQQVGRPIGMIFGYRKIGIFNTQAEINAAPLQEGAVPGAMKFADLHGAEDGGPDGIVSYDTKDMTEIGNPNPKFTWAWNVGGDFRRFDFNIMLLGAYKFDVYRNIEASTMNMDGVFNVLEKAKDRWRSPQDPGSNPNDKHSQGGTDYFKWSRESSDRYVYDGTHTWIKNVTIGYTLPQMKGILSDARVFVNAANLWIITKYPGNNPDAGVRGGTELNNDDESYPVPRTFSAGIKVNF; encoded by the coding sequence ATGAAAAAACTTCGACTTCCCGGCCCGCCTTTCACAGGCTGGCTAGCTGCCGGTTTGATACTGGCCCAACTCGTGCCCGGCCCGGTACTTGCCAGGACTGAATTTCCTCCTTACTTGACAGAACCCTTTCAAAATCCGGCTGACCGGATCGTGAAAGGAAAAGTGACAGACGAAAAAGGCGCCGCCCTGCCGGGCGTGAGCGTCATCCTCAAAGGTTCGAGTACCGGAACTGTCACCGATCCGGAGGGTAGCTACTCCCTCAACCTGCCCGATAATGCGACCAACATCCTGGTATTTTCATTTGTCGGGTACCTTACACAGGAAGTTACCGCCGCCGCAAATCAAACCACCGCTGATGTTCAGCTGGCTGTGGACAACAAAGCGCTTGAAGAAGTGGTAGTTGTAGGTTACGGTACCCAGCGCAAGCGGGACATTACGTCGGCAGTGTCGGTGATCAACATGGACGACATTGGCGAAATGCCGAAGTCCAACGTGACCCGCATGATCCAGGGCCAGGCGCCGGGCGTGATCATTAAACAAAAAAGCGGTACACCGGGCCAGCAGTTTGACGTCAAGGTACGCGGCATCAGTTCGCTTGGTGCGGGAAGTGATCCATTGTATGTGATCGACGGATTTCCGGTCGGTATTTCGGTAGGTCAGAATTTAAACCCCAATGACATCGAAACCATTTCGGTGCTCAAAGACGCAGCTGCGACGGCCATTTACGGGGCACGGGGAAGTAACGGCGTAGTGCTGATTACCACCAAGAGTGCGAAAGAAGGCAAAACAAGTCTCAATGTATCCATCGATTACGGCGTACAGAACGTTCCGGATTCCCGCAAAACCCATGTGCTGAATGGTCCTGACTTTGCACAATTCAAAAAAGAGGTGTTTATAGGCCGGTTCCAGTTGTCGAACCTGCGTCCGCCCAATCCTGACGAAATTCCCGCGGACTTCCGCGACCCGGCTGCTACCAAATACAGCACCAACTGGTTTGACCTGATCCTGAACAACAATGCACCGTACAAAGATGTGAACGTCACACTGATGTCGGGCAAAGGTCCGATTAAGTCTGTAGTCTCTGCCGGCTACTATAAGGAGGATGGTTCCCTTCAGTATACCGGCTATGAGCGGTCGTCGGTGCGCACCAACCTCAATGGTGACGTAAACAAGTACATCAATGTAGGCCTGAACCTGGCTGGCAGCTACTCCAAAAGCCGCGTTGCCAATACTGACGGCCGCAGCCAGGTTGTAGGACTTGCACTCATCAGCGACCCGCGCTATTCTCCCTACGATGAAAAGGGTGAACTCATACCTTATTATAATGGGGTCGGCGATGTCTTCGGTTTTCCAAATCCGCTTTACATGCTTAAAAACATCAACCGCACCCGCAACATCGCCGATGTGCTTGCCAGTGGTTATGTTGAAGTCAGATTGCTGGAAGGTTTGCGGTTCCGGTCGTCGCTCAATGCCAAGATCAACTACAATACCTATAAAGAATACATACCCTCTACGATCGGTCTGGCTATTGCCACGGGCAGTGCAGGAGCGCCCCCGCGCCTTGCGACAGAACGGGACGATTCGGAAGAGCTGCAAAACTATGCTGCGGACCAGCTGCTGACTTATGATCACAATTTTGGTGAAAACCATCATTTCGATGCCTTGCTGGGATACTCAGCACAGCAGGAAACAGTAAAAGGATTGTACGGATCGGCCAACACTTTTCCTGACGACCTGGCCCCATACCTGGGTAATGGTACCATTCGGTCTTCCAACAGCATGGAAAGGAAATGGACCATGATCGCCTACATTGCACGGGCCAACTATGCTTTTAAAGACAAGTACCTGGTTTCGGCTTCTATGCGCCGTGAAGGCAGCTCGCGGTTTTCGGAAGGGAACAAATTCGGCAACTTTCCGGCAGCTTCCGTGGGCTGGCGCATTTCGGAAGAACGTTTTGTGCCGAAAGCTTCCTGGCTTACCGACCTGAAACTGCGCGCCAGCTGGGGCATGACTGGTAACAACAGCTACCAGGTGTCGGCCAACAATAACTTTGGCGTAGGTCAGAATGCGGGCAGCGATGGAAATTACGCCAGTCTGGCCTTCCTCGGACTCAATAATTATGTGTTCAACAACACCGTCGTATCCGGCAAAACGGTCACCGGATTTGCGAACACGGAGCTGAGCTGGGAAAAGTCGAACCAGCTGGACATTGGTTTCGACCTCTCCACTTTCAACAACCGGCTGATTTTTACAGTTGAGTATTATAAAAAAATCACCAACGACATGCTGCTGGGCTACAACATCCCGGCTGTCTCCGGATTTACCTCTACCCTGAAAAACCTGGGTAAAGTGCAGAACAAAGGTCTTGAAATTGCGGCTACCTACCGCATTAAGGTGGGTCCGCTCAATCTGCGTACCAATGCGAATGTTACCATCAACCGTAACAAAATCCTGGCGATCCGCGGCCAGAACGATTTTCTGCTGCAGGGCAGCCAGTACGGCGGGTACAACATCCAGCAGGTAGGCCGACCTATCGGAATGATCTTCGGCTATCGCAAAATCGGTATTTTCAACACCCAGGCAGAAATCAATGCTGCACCATTGCAGGAAGGTGCCGTGCCGGGCGCCATGAAATTTGCCGATTTGCACGGGGCGGAAGATGGTGGCCCGGATGGGATTGTGTCTTATGATACCAAGGACATGACCGAGATCGGGAACCCTAATCCCAAATTTACCTGGGCATGGAATGTGGGTGGAGACTTCCGGCGGTTTGACTTCAACATTATGCTGCTCGGTGCCTATAAGTTTGATGTGTACCGCAACATTGAGGCTTCCACCATGAACATGGACGGTGTGTTCAATGTACTGGAAAAAGCCAAAGACCGCTGGCGCTCACCCCAGGATCCCGGCTCCAATCCGAACGACAAGCATTCGCAGGGTGGAACAGACTACTTCAAGTGGTCACGCGAAAGCAGCGACCGTTATGTTTACGACGGAACCCACACCTGGATCAAAAACGTGACCATCGGCTATACGCTTCCGCAGATGAAAGGCATTTTGTCGGATGCACGCGTGTTTGTAAATGCGGCTAACCTTTGGATTATCACCAAATATCCTGGTAACAATCCGGATGCAGGGGTGCGCGGCGGTACCGAGCTCAACAACGACGACGAGTCGTACCCTGTGCCCAGAACCTTCTCTGCGGGTATTAAAGTCAATTTTTAA
- a CDS encoding DUF1501 domain-containing protein, producing the protein MNTKWNRREFLQRSTAATLAALAAGAPMSGLLSSCKGKPGSNGSADTVILLWMAGGMAHTETFDPKKYTPFERDMEGNRVLSTFKSMPTVLDGIHFSEGLQGIGSVMDKGTLIRSYVAADMGHILHSRHQYHWHTCYEPPQTVAAPHLGSWIAKELGPKNPVIPAFVDIGQRFTVGEAEELKAFHTAGFLGNEFGPFFIPDPSQGLDSVRPPVGMDAKRFERRNQLYNELINNSPVGEFGSDYQRESLKRSMEQAYALLNSPESKAFDLSTEPKESYNIYNTGRFGLGCLLARRLTEQGARFISVTTEYEPFMGWDTHENGHTRLADMKKQIDGPVSQLIKDLDEKGLLDRTMIVLASEFSRDMMVEGRPDAKVLEQVAQPDILSDAKFYGMHRHFTDGCSMLMFGGGIKRGFVYGKTADERPCKTIENPVKIDGIHQTIYHALGITPDTQYEIEKRPFYTTPDGKGKPVMELLT; encoded by the coding sequence ATGAATACGAAATGGAACAGAAGGGAATTCCTGCAACGTAGCACCGCTGCAACACTGGCGGCACTTGCAGCGGGAGCTCCCATGTCGGGACTGCTTTCGTCATGCAAGGGAAAGCCCGGCAGCAATGGTTCGGCTGATACCGTCATCCTGCTCTGGATGGCCGGCGGCATGGCTCATACCGAAACTTTCGACCCGAAAAAATACACGCCTTTCGAAAGGGACATGGAGGGAAACCGGGTACTCAGTACCTTCAAATCCATGCCGACCGTGCTGGACGGCATCCACTTTTCAGAGGGTTTGCAGGGCATCGGATCGGTTATGGACAAAGGCACACTGATACGATCATACGTGGCTGCTGACATGGGCCACATCCTTCATTCCCGGCATCAGTACCATTGGCACACCTGCTACGAGCCGCCCCAAACCGTGGCTGCGCCCCATCTGGGTTCGTGGATTGCCAAGGAACTCGGTCCGAAAAATCCCGTGATCCCGGCTTTTGTAGACATTGGCCAGCGCTTTACCGTAGGCGAAGCCGAAGAGCTGAAAGCATTTCATACCGCGGGTTTCCTGGGCAATGAATTCGGTCCGTTCTTTATTCCTGACCCCAGCCAGGGACTCGACAGTGTCCGTCCGCCGGTAGGTATGGATGCCAAGCGGTTTGAAAGAAGGAACCAGCTTTATAATGAGCTCATCAACAACAGTCCGGTGGGCGAGTTCGGCAGCGATTACCAGCGCGAATCACTTAAAAGGTCTATGGAGCAGGCTTATGCATTACTCAATTCTCCGGAGTCAAAGGCATTTGACCTCAGCACTGAACCAAAGGAAAGCTACAACATTTACAACACCGGCCGCTTTGGACTGGGCTGTCTGCTGGCACGCAGGCTCACCGAGCAGGGTGCGCGCTTTATCAGCGTCACTACGGAGTACGAGCCATTTATGGGCTGGGATACGCATGAGAACGGACATACGCGTCTTGCAGATATGAAGAAGCAGATCGACGGACCTGTTTCCCAGCTGATCAAGGATCTTGATGAAAAAGGTTTGCTGGATCGTACGATGATCGTACTTGCCAGTGAGTTCAGCCGCGATATGATGGTGGAAGGCAGGCCCGATGCCAAGGTACTGGAGCAGGTCGCACAGCCTGATATTCTGTCGGATGCGAAGTTTTACGGCATGCACCGCCACTTTACCGACGGCTGTTCCATGCTCATGTTTGGTGGGGGCATCAAAAGAGGATTTGTGTACGGAAAGACCGCCGACGAGCGCCCGTGCAAAACCATTGAGAACCCCGTCAAGATCGATGGCATACACCAGACGATCTATCACGCGCTCGGAATTACGCCCGATACGCAGTACGAAATTGAAAAGCGTCCTTTTTACACAACCCCCGACGGAAAAGGCAAACCTGTTATGGAGCTGCTTACCTGA
- a CDS encoding DUF1549 domain-containing protein has translation MVHFPVGLLCVALLLEILDWRKKSGTLREAINILTVVGALSAVVAVVFGLLLANSEESAGDTFAIHKWAGIATMSLSVIACLAIRLKQRIMYRSVLLLTVLGVSFAGHYGALLTHGENYISEVLPSSSSDEHMVEPEGTDEPDFVMTNNGALSPDQVQQLNVEVRTILAHNCYSCHSETKIKGDLRLDSKEAVMQGGEHGAVVVPEHPDKSEMIRRITLPRNDKEAMPTKGKRLTEREVKVLKFWIEKGAPWPDGKLKSIYRVASLEPRTPEIPAASGGIDKPIDRFVNAYFVKNKISWKPVVDDRTYIRRVYLDIVGLLPSPEQVDTFLADSRPDKRELLAKELLNRNSDYAQHWLSFWNDALRNDYTGTGYITGGRFDITKWLYTSLEVNKPYNFFVRELISPTKDSEGFIKGIKWRGTINSSQRTEMQAAQNVSQVLLGLNLKCASCHDSFVSDWKLADAYAFANIFADTLLEINHCDKPTGKIAGTRMLFPELGEISVNASTEKRLRQLADLLVQPKDGRLYRTAANRIWAQLMGRGIVEPVDVMDNVPWSEDLLDFLASDFAATGYDMKKLIYNIVTSKTYQLPSSSVKEAQDIVAQNYRFTGMVRRRLSAEQFSDAISTAFTPMYADSAVMYKSLPADIKTKLPFARASVVKNDPFLTSLGRPNRETVSTSRTSQANLLQALELTNGDKFTETLKAGSKVWKVKYPTTDLLVTELYRKALSRKPVPNEIAAAKRILGPKPSEESIQDLVWAIALVPEFQLIY, from the coding sequence ATGGTCCACTTCCCGGTTGGACTGCTTTGCGTTGCCCTTTTACTTGAAATCCTCGATTGGCGTAAAAAATCCGGTACCCTGCGGGAAGCAATCAATATCCTGACGGTAGTAGGTGCTCTCAGCGCCGTAGTGGCAGTAGTATTTGGCTTGTTGCTGGCCAATTCGGAAGAGTCGGCCGGAGATACATTTGCAATCCATAAATGGGCAGGCATTGCTACCATGTCACTGTCCGTAATTGCCTGTCTGGCGATCCGCTTAAAACAGCGTATCATGTACCGGTCGGTTTTGCTACTGACCGTACTGGGGGTATCCTTTGCGGGACATTACGGCGCGCTGCTCACGCACGGTGAAAACTACATTTCCGAAGTCCTTCCCTCATCCTCATCCGACGAGCATATGGTAGAACCGGAAGGAACGGACGAGCCGGATTTCGTCATGACTAACAACGGAGCCCTCTCGCCCGATCAGGTGCAGCAGCTCAATGTGGAAGTAAGGACCATCCTTGCACATAACTGTTACAGCTGCCATAGCGAAACCAAAATCAAAGGCGATCTCCGCCTCGACAGCAAGGAAGCTGTGATGCAGGGCGGTGAGCATGGCGCCGTAGTCGTACCCGAACATCCCGACAAAAGTGAGATGATCCGCCGCATCACATTGCCACGGAATGACAAGGAGGCCATGCCAACCAAGGGAAAACGGCTGACCGAGCGGGAAGTGAAGGTGCTTAAATTCTGGATCGAGAAGGGGGCTCCCTGGCCAGACGGCAAGCTGAAAAGCATTTACCGCGTAGCATCCCTTGAACCGAGAACCCCCGAGATCCCGGCTGCTTCGGGCGGCATTGACAAACCCATCGACCGGTTTGTTAATGCGTATTTTGTAAAAAACAAGATCAGCTGGAAGCCGGTCGTTGACGATCGTACGTACATCCGGCGCGTATACCTCGACATTGTGGGATTGCTGCCATCGCCCGAACAGGTTGACACCTTCCTCGCAGACAGTCGGCCCGACAAACGTGAGCTACTGGCCAAAGAGCTCCTTAACCGGAACAGCGACTATGCCCAGCACTGGCTTTCTTTCTGGAATGATGCGCTTCGCAATGATTATACCGGCACAGGCTACATTACGGGCGGCAGGTTCGACATTACCAAATGGCTGTACACTTCCCTGGAAGTGAATAAGCCCTACAACTTCTTCGTGCGCGAGCTGATCAGTCCAACCAAGGATTCCGAAGGTTTTATAAAAGGTATCAAATGGCGCGGTACTATTAACTCAAGTCAGCGCACCGAGATGCAGGCGGCACAAAATGTATCACAGGTACTGCTCGGCCTTAATCTCAAATGTGCATCCTGCCACGACAGCTTTGTCAGCGACTGGAAACTGGCCGATGCCTATGCATTTGCCAACATCTTTGCAGACACCTTACTGGAAATTAACCATTGTGATAAACCGACAGGAAAAATCGCCGGTACCCGCATGCTCTTTCCCGAGCTGGGCGAAATCAGTGTAAATGCAAGTACCGAAAAACGCTTGCGCCAGCTGGCAGACCTGCTGGTACAGCCCAAAGATGGCAGGCTCTACCGCACTGCCGCCAACCGGATCTGGGCACAGCTGATGGGCCGGGGAATTGTGGAGCCGGTTGACGTGATGGATAATGTACCCTGGAGCGAAGACCTGCTCGACTTCCTGGCCTCTGACTTTGCGGCGACAGGCTATGATATGAAAAAGCTGATCTACAACATCGTTACCTCCAAAACGTACCAGCTGCCTTCATCTTCTGTAAAAGAAGCGCAGGATATTGTAGCTCAGAATTACAGGTTTACCGGTATGGTTCGCCGCAGATTATCGGCCGAGCAGTTCTCGGATGCGATCAGTACCGCATTCACGCCCATGTATGCCGACTCGGCAGTAATGTACAAGTCCCTTCCTGCGGACATCAAAACAAAGCTGCCTTTTGCGCGCGCTTCGGTGGTGAAGAACGATCCGTTTTTAACTTCACTCGGCCGGCCCAATCGCGAAACGGTAAGTACCAGTCGTACTTCGCAGGCCAATCTGCTGCAGGCGCTTGAACTTACGAACGGGGACAAATTTACGGAGACCTTGAAGGCAGGGTCCAAAGTATGGAAAGTGAAGTACCCGACGACAGACCTGCTGGTAACCGAGCTCTACCGGAAAGCACTCAGCCGAAAACCGGTACCCAATGAGATTGCCGCAGCTAAACGAATTCTGGGTCCAAAGCCAAGTGAAGAAAGCATCCAAGACCTGGTTTGGGCCATTGCGCTGGTGCCGGAGTTTCAGTTGATCTACTAG
- a CDS encoding gliding motility-associated C-terminal domain-containing protein, which produces MVKTLLFPLFILLFAAGLRIPVSANHIVGGELKMRPLNASNLYEITLVQFWDSNNLIIPGPNVSGNRDVNAELFIFRKKDNVLMDRLTVEYVSTTDMQYQNKACATYRSLETSIGTYRGNFALNAGKYNDPAGYYIVWERCCRNDDINNIVAPGENGMVFYLEFPPLTTRNASPRFLSPNGQYICNNRPFSMNMSATDADGDELRYSLVTPMRGHTDQINIYGDDTPKSSFPLVSWSAGISDANMIPGSSPLAISNSGILSVNASHVGLYVFAIQCDEYRAGKKIGQVRRDFQLLVIDCNDDQPEPPVIMMGSQPVRNVAFCPEKTIELETAASDKWSYQWQLNGQNIPGATTATIAVQDTGLYSVVKSYTEKCSRDTSSENVHVSYASVPAEITMNRDTICEGETVTLLANGGNVGKLALSWIADGKSLSEKSAGLDVSSSGTFILNLKDNDTGCTGSDTARIVQEKLQVNLPLSQTVIRGSQIDIEARVVPAGNAYVYHWTPPAGVVTGQDGKVVTVAPDQETVYTVQVASPAGCIADTSTIVKVIDKMHIPTAFTPDGDGVNDKFEIFNGDGQILDVRIYNRWGELVYQSPGYSTPWDGTYKSKLVASGAYPYIIKTPSGNVNGTITIIR; this is translated from the coding sequence ATGGTCAAAACTCTACTTTTCCCGCTATTCATACTTCTTTTTGCCGCTGGCCTCCGGATACCTGTGTCGGCAAATCATATTGTAGGCGGCGAGCTTAAAATGCGCCCGCTGAATGCATCCAACCTGTACGAAATCACGCTGGTGCAATTCTGGGATAGTAATAACCTGATCATTCCCGGTCCCAACGTGTCGGGCAACCGCGACGTCAATGCAGAGCTTTTTATTTTTCGTAAAAAAGACAATGTACTGATGGATCGCCTGACGGTCGAGTATGTTTCCACGACCGACATGCAGTATCAGAACAAAGCCTGTGCTACTTACCGGTCTCTTGAAACCTCCATTGGTACGTACCGGGGAAATTTTGCATTGAATGCGGGAAAGTATAATGATCCGGCGGGCTACTACATTGTCTGGGAAAGATGCTGCCGCAATGATGACATCAATAATATTGTTGCACCGGGAGAAAATGGGATGGTCTTTTACCTCGAATTTCCGCCGCTCACTACCCGGAACGCATCTCCCCGGTTTCTTTCTCCGAATGGTCAGTACATATGCAATAACCGTCCTTTTTCCATGAACATGTCGGCCACCGACGCGGACGGCGATGAACTCAGATACTCACTGGTTACGCCGATGCGCGGTCATACGGATCAGATCAACATTTATGGCGACGACACTCCCAAAAGCAGCTTTCCGCTGGTAAGCTGGTCGGCCGGCATTTCCGATGCCAATATGATTCCCGGATCGAGTCCGCTGGCAATCAGCAATTCAGGTATTCTTTCCGTCAATGCAAGCCACGTAGGACTTTATGTTTTTGCCATACAATGTGACGAGTACCGCGCCGGCAAAAAGATCGGGCAGGTACGGCGGGATTTCCAGCTGCTGGTGATTGACTGCAATGATGATCAGCCGGAGCCGCCGGTGATTATGATGGGATCTCAGCCTGTGCGGAATGTGGCATTTTGCCCGGAAAAAACGATTGAACTGGAAACTGCCGCGTCTGATAAATGGTCGTACCAGTGGCAGCTCAATGGGCAGAATATCCCGGGAGCCACCACCGCTACGATTGCTGTTCAGGACACCGGGTTGTATTCAGTTGTAAAAAGTTATACGGAAAAATGTTCGCGGGATACATCCTCTGAGAATGTTCATGTAAGCTATGCATCGGTCCCGGCGGAAATTACCATGAACCGTGATACGATCTGCGAGGGAGAAACCGTAACGCTCCTTGCAAACGGAGGCAATGTAGGAAAGCTGGCGCTCAGCTGGATTGCTGACGGTAAATCGCTTTCGGAGAAGTCTGCTGGCCTGGATGTAAGCTCGTCCGGTACTTTTATCCTGAACCTGAAAGATAATGATACAGGCTGCACCGGCAGCGACACGGCCAGGATTGTGCAGGAAAAATTACAGGTAAATCTTCCTCTTTCGCAAACAGTGATCCGGGGCTCGCAGATTGACATCGAGGCCAGAGTTGTACCGGCAGGTAATGCCTACGTTTATCATTGGACGCCTCCTGCGGGTGTGGTGACAGGGCAGGACGGGAAAGTAGTGACGGTCGCGCCGGATCAGGAGACTGTTTATACGGTGCAAGTTGCTTCTCCGGCGGGTTGCATTGCAGACACGTCGACCATCGTAAAGGTTATTGACAAAATGCATATACCGACTGCATTCACACCGGATGGGGATGGGGTGAACGATAAGTTTGAGATCTTTAATGGAGATGGTCAGATCCTGGATGTGCGGATCTACAATCGCTGGGGAGAGCTGGTGTACCAATCGCCCGGGTACAGCACACCCTGGGATGGGACATATAAAAGTAAACTGGTTGCCTCGGGCGCTTATCCGTACATTATTAAAACGCCGAGCGGCAATGTCAATGGTACAATTACGATCATCCGCTGA
- a CDS encoding RagB/SusD family nutrient uptake outer membrane protein, with product MKKITISGMFLLSLLATSCNENFLNQTDPTKVGVDVFYKDEAQVNQALNGVYGTLQTITNTAYLFGEFQTDNTTVDLNPSDRGGAGGWEAFEFSTVNAGNGEIATVWNNYYAALYNLNLTLEKMEGATLSDDARGKIKGQLKFIRAYLYFNLVQYFGDVVIVTNTLATPDPAFDLIRSPQAEVWALVESDLKEAVTLLPAVYPSAADKGRVTKGAALGLLGKTYLTNKKYEDAITTLKEVTKLGYSLNANYADNFDPSPAKKNGPESLFEIQYQGDNDLGEWSSFEYVFAPRVSKGAVTGYASGSNGGRNAPTNDIIAAYEKGDLRKDISLKTGFTLEGVKYPVTYVNKYNYPHTIVNRTNTNWPVLRYADVLLMLAESINEVSGPTGEAADYLNQVRKRAGLEPLAGLDKTAFRTAVLKERRVELAFENQRWFDLRRTMTPAQWAAFMNAHGAKERANPTIARGNVPFNSTDYVFTENEYYLPIPAPQILINAKLTQNPGY from the coding sequence ATGAAAAAAATTACGATATCCGGGATGTTCCTGCTTAGCCTGCTGGCTACATCCTGCAATGAGAACTTTCTGAATCAAACAGATCCTACCAAGGTTGGTGTGGATGTCTTTTATAAGGATGAAGCGCAGGTAAACCAGGCATTAAACGGTGTTTACGGCACATTGCAGACTATCACCAACACTGCTTACCTGTTCGGCGAGTTTCAGACCGATAATACAACTGTAGACCTGAACCCGTCGGACCGGGGTGGTGCGGGAGGTTGGGAAGCATTCGAATTTTCAACGGTCAATGCAGGGAATGGGGAGATTGCGACAGTTTGGAATAACTACTATGCTGCGCTCTACAATCTCAACCTGACCCTCGAAAAAATGGAAGGCGCAACCCTGTCTGATGATGCACGCGGCAAGATCAAAGGCCAGCTGAAATTCATCCGTGCGTATCTGTATTTCAATCTCGTTCAATATTTCGGTGACGTGGTGATCGTAACCAATACGCTTGCAACTCCTGATCCGGCATTTGACCTCATTCGCTCCCCGCAGGCGGAAGTATGGGCGCTGGTAGAAAGTGACCTCAAAGAGGCTGTCACGTTGCTGCCGGCCGTATACCCCAGTGCTGCTGATAAAGGAAGGGTAACTAAGGGAGCTGCATTGGGCCTGCTGGGCAAAACCTATCTGACCAACAAGAAGTATGAAGACGCGATTACGACGCTGAAAGAGGTAACCAAGCTCGGGTATTCACTGAATGCGAATTACGCGGATAATTTTGATCCTTCGCCCGCCAAAAAGAATGGTCCCGAATCCTTGTTTGAGATCCAGTACCAGGGCGACAATGACCTGGGAGAATGGAGCAGTTTTGAATATGTATTCGCACCAAGGGTTTCCAAAGGTGCTGTGACCGGATATGCAAGCGGGTCAAACGGCGGACGCAATGCACCCACCAATGATATCATAGCGGCGTACGAAAAAGGTGACCTCCGCAAGGATATTTCCCTGAAAACCGGCTTCACGCTGGAAGGTGTAAAGTACCCGGTGACCTACGTCAACAAATACAATTACCCGCATACGATCGTCAACCGTACCAACACCAACTGGCCCGTGCTCCGCTATGCGGATGTATTGCTGATGCTCGCGGAAAGTATCAATGAAGTATCCGGCCCAACCGGCGAAGCAGCAGATTATCTGAACCAGGTTCGCAAGCGTGCAGGACTGGAACCACTCGCCGGTCTCGACAAGACCGCATTCCGAACTGCCGTCCTCAAAGAGCGGCGTGTTGAACTAGCTTTTGAAAACCAGCGCTGGTTTGATCTGCGGCGTACAATGACGCCGGCGCAATGGGCTGCATTCATGAATGCGCATGGAGCCAAGGAACGCGCGAATCCAACAATCGCCCGTGGGAATGTGCCATTCAATTCAACCGATTATGTATTTACCGAAAATGAGTACTACCTGCCCATACCGGCGCCTCAGATTCTGATCAATGCGAAGCTGACACAAAATCCCGGCTACTAG